Within the Flavobacterium sp. 9R genome, the region TTTTTTTAATTCGGGAACTATTGAGATTTCAGGAGTTGTGAATGGGATAGCTATTTTGGCAGAAGAAAAATTGTTTCAAACCAGCGATTATATTATTGAAGGCAAGATTACCGATTTGGTGCAAAACAATAGTATTATTATAGGTAAAGGATTGGCGGATAAAATGCTATTGATTGTTGGAGACCGAATTAAAGTCACCACATCCAAAGGGAATTTGGCAACCTTAAAAGTAGTCGGGATTTCTCAAATTGGTATTGCAGAAATAGACGATACGATGTCCTATACTTCTTTAGATACCGCTCAGAAAATGTTGGGAGAAGCCACAAACTACATCACAGATATTCAAATCAAATTATATGATATGGCTTCTGCACCTGTTGTAGCCAAAGAATTGCAGGTAACTTATCAACTAGATACTATCGATTATCAAACAGCCAATTCACAATTTGAGACTGGCAGTTCAGTACGAACCATTATCTCTTATGCTGTTGGGATTGTATTGTTGATAGTGGCTGGTTTTGGAATTTATAATATTCTAAACATGATGATTTACGAGAAAATGGACAGTATTGCTATTTTGAAAGCGACTGGCTTTTCAGGAAATGACGTCAAGTGGATTTTTACTTCGTTATCTATAATTATTGGTTTGGCTGGAGGTATTTTTGGTCTCATTTTTGGCTTTATTTTTACTTCAATTATTGATGTGATTCCTTTTGAAACTGCGGCTTTACCAACGGTCAAAACGTATCCAATTAATTTCAATATTTTGTATTATATCATCGGAATTGTATTTGCCTTGTTCACCACGACTATTGCAGGTTTGTTTCCTGCTTTAAAAGCCAGCAAAGTAGATCCAGTAGAAATTATTAGAGGAAAATAAAATGGAAAATAAAGTACTGCAAACCATCGGATTGAGTAAATATTTTTATGATCCCGTAAAATTTCAAGTATTGAAGGAAATTGATATGAGTATCAATCATGGCGAGTTTGTTTCAATTGTTGGTAAATCAGGTTGTGGAAAGTCAACGTTGTTGTATTTGCTTTCGACTATGGATACAGATTATGACGGGCAATTGTTTGTGAATAATCAACTGATTACTGGAAAATCAGATAAAGAATTGGCTTTGATACGCAACGAAAAAATTGGCTTTGTTTTTCAATTTCATTATTTGCTCAATGAATATAATGTACTTAAAAACGTGATGCTTCCGGGATTGAAATTGGCTAAATTTTCTGAAAAAGAAGTGGAGCATCGTGCAATGGAGCATCTGAAAACATTAGACATGCACGAACATGCTTTGAAGTTACCCAATCAATTGAGTGGTGGACAAAAACAAAGGGTAGCTATTGCAAGGGCGTTAATCAATGATCCTTTAATCATTATGGGAGATGAACCTACAGGAAATTTAGATAAAAAAAACAGCGACTTAGTGTTTGATATTTTTAAGCAATTGACCCATGAGCAGAAACAGACGCTATTGATTGTAACGCATGATAATGATTTTGCAGAGCGTTCAGATAGAACGATAACTATGCAAGACGGTCGAATCATAAAAAGTTAATCTACTACAATCTCGTGTTTATACAGTAAGCCTTTTACTTCGTTGAGACTGAAAATCGCCTTTTTGAGTTTGGTTTTGGAAGGATCTATAGTGTAATTATAACTTGTTTTGAAATTCGCTTTGT harbors:
- a CDS encoding FtsX-like permease family protein, whose translation is MNYKLILNIALHLLRARLKQTIVAAIGVTFSIAMFIALVSFMNGLNDLLDGLMLNRTPHVRLYNEIKPTANQPIDLSNRYKNTTNFIRSVKPKDRGKSIYNGIPIIKALKEDKRIIDVAPKVVAPVFFNSGTIEISGVVNGIAILAEEKLFQTSDYIIEGKITDLVQNNSIIIGKGLADKMLLIVGDRIKVTTSKGNLATLKVVGISQIGIAEIDDTMSYTSLDTAQKMLGEATNYITDIQIKLYDMASAPVVAKELQVTYQLDTIDYQTANSQFETGSSVRTIISYAVGIVLLIVAGFGIYNILNMMIYEKMDSIAILKATGFSGNDVKWIFTSLSIIIGLAGGIFGLIFGFIFTSIIDVIPFETAALPTVKTYPINFNILYYIIGIVFALFTTTIAGLFPALKASKVDPVEIIRGK
- a CDS encoding ABC transporter ATP-binding protein, with product MENKVLQTIGLSKYFYDPVKFQVLKEIDMSINHGEFVSIVGKSGCGKSTLLYLLSTMDTDYDGQLFVNNQLITGKSDKELALIRNEKIGFVFQFHYLLNEYNVLKNVMLPGLKLAKFSEKEVEHRAMEHLKTLDMHEHALKLPNQLSGGQKQRVAIARALINDPLIIMGDEPTGNLDKKNSDLVFDIFKQLTHEQKQTLLIVTHDNDFAERSDRTITMQDGRIIKS